The nucleotide sequence tatataatattaaagtattatataatatatgtatatatatatatatatatatatattcattattcaccgacattatataatatatgtgtgtgtgtatatattcaTTATTCACCGACTATTAACTTGGGAATACAAAAATTGCATTATTCACCGACTATTAACTTGGGAATACAAAAATTGCATTGTGTGAGTTGCATTTTATGGCAAAGTTCAATAGTTTTtatatgaatcaaaatctatCAGAATTTAATGGTATTTATGGGCGATATCAAAGATCAACCAACATTATCAATGTTTAGCTTTAATATACATGCTCCACAAGATCCAttaattaaatcattttatacatcaaatatttaataacGAAAgtaatatttactaaattatcatGTGTCAATTGggtgaatatattttttgtactaacgaagatggatataaccatTAACCGATAGGGAATACGTTATTCAGtgggtatggttatggataatacctgatggttaatttgcggttatggatataattaattttcatgGTTATGAGGATGGATGTAACATTTCTGTTCCCAAACCGATCCATTGCCATCCCTAAGTTCAATCCTCTTACTTTTTTCCTTACCTTAGTTGTGTAAAATTGCGGGTTAGcaatataaatttttaaattcaagtttGGCCAATGTAGTTCATGCTATACATGTAAGGCTCACTGAGGGCATGTCCAACGATGCAAAATGATTTAAAATCCGTATTTGCATTTTTGGTTGACCAAAAAGTTTTTCAATGAAAAGATGTAAAATAAACATCTTGGtcagaaaaaggaaataaaaaccTAACGTAAACATACTTTTTACATTTTCAATGGTGCGTCCTGGTTCTGCAATCAAAGAGAGAGAATTAAATGAGATTGTAAATTTACATCTCTCTCGTTAGAGTAGAACTCCATTCTAGATTTACAAAAAATGTAGAATTAATGAGATATAAATATGATTTTGCATctcttcattttgataaaaatgacgtttttaatagattaatatCAAATATCAATAAGTCAAGTTCAGAATCGACGACCAATattaagtataaaaaaaaagtgatataatgaaattaattttttttacaatgatatatttacttTAAACGGTGAGAGAAAATAACTCAACACATAACACGTCATCATTGGTCATAATCtctaaaaatcaacaaaacgGCTAAGTCAAAATTGTCATAATTCCGCAACGTACAAATACCAAATTGTTACAAATAAAAACACGAGTTAACCATCTTAAAATCGTAATGTTCAGGTACTAGAATGGAATTAAATAGCCTCAAAATATTTCATCGCAAATCAGGGGTAGTCATgtacattcaaaatatataagatTTAGGGGCAACTTTTCTCTTGGTCTGAACTAAGGGCAAAATTGTGAATATGAAAAGATGATGATACAAAATCTTTGATTTTCCAGCGAAGGTTGAGGCGGAAGAAGAGCAAGAAAAAAACTGAATAAGGAGAAGGACACGGCTAAATGCGGAGGTTCTTTGGTAAAAAGCGTACCTCGTCACTTCCCAAACAAAACGCTTCGACTGGAAGCTCAGCTTCAGAGAAAGATTACAAGCTGCTGAGCGGATCAATGGGCAGTCTCAAAATACCAGAAACTGTTCCTCCTCCCGACCAAGACTGTCAGAGACTCAAAAAAGCCTTTGATGGTCTTcttctcactcactcactcactcttaCACATGATTCAATTAGTATTTACGATGGTTTCGATGAATGGTTCTGCGTCTGTCTTTGAATGTTTTATTCAATGGCTGAACTGGGTTAGCGAAGTTGGCTAGAATAGTGTGTTGGCTCGTTCTGCACTTTGAATTCCTGTCGATAAACTTTAGGCtggattagattagaatatcgcTTTGTCGAAGAAAAGAAAGTTTTATTCAATCTTGGTTCACCAACTTTGTTGGGTTACGATGAGATTTCTGAATCTCTTTCTGAAATTTGAATGGAAGGAGTTTTGATTTCTTCATGGTTTTTAATTGGATGAAACATTTGTGGCTTTATTATGCATGTCACCATCTTCTcttatctctattttttttttttttcttgatgcaAAAGAATAtgattattttatataaaattgattttattaatttttattgtaaatGGATATAGGATTTGGAACGGACGAGGATGCTGTGATATGGATATTAGGACACAGGAATGCAAGCCAAAGGAGGGAAATAAAAAACACCTACCAACAGCTTTACAATAAATCCCTCATCGATGATCTCCAATCTGAACTTTCGGGAGATTTCAGAGTAATTTCTCCAACCCTTTATGCATCAAATTTCGGTCTTAAAACGAGTAACTGAATTCATCGAGTCGCAGATTTAATCCTTCATAAGAATGTCatgttgttattatttttattgatgTTCTTCCATTGGTTTATTCGTAACAATTCAAGTAATGATGCGTAACAGGATGCGGTAATTTTGTGGACATGTGATCCTCCCGAAAGGGATGCTAAGTTGGCGAGAGTTGTactgacgaagaagaagaaagttgtAAAACACCTAAAAGTGTTGGTTGAGATAGCTTGTGCATCTTCGCCGAGCCACTTGATGGCAGTGAGGCAGGTCTACAGTTCACTGTTTGATTGTTCACTTGAGGAGGACATTGCCTCAACCATTTCCCTCCCAACCAGAAAGGTAAAATCATATTTACCTCTCTCAAGAACAGCAGATTCAAATTTTTGGTAAATAGTCGTCATTATGATGCTTGGCAACTACTAACAGTTCGTCTGGAAATATCCTAAAAATCGGTGAAGATTCCCAAATTAATCGTCTTATGTTCCACTCTTACGTTGCATCCTATTGACTCATCATGCCGGTTGGCACAGCTTCTCGTTGGTTTAGTGACCTCCTACAGGTACGACAAACAGCTGGTGGATACAGGCATTGCCGATTCAGAGGCATCTAGGTTACACGAAGCCATTGAAACAAAGCAATATGATCACGATCATGTTGTTTGGATACTCAGCACAAGGAACTTCTTTCAGCTCAGAGCAACATTTGAGTGCTACAAACAAAAGTATGGACATTCCATTGACCAGGTATTTATCACCTCTACTTCTGCACCCTTCACTAGTCAGAATACTTGCGTTCTTTTCAATCCCTTGTTCTTCCGTTCAGAACTTGGCACTTTTCTTGACAGGAC is from Pyrus communis chromosome 10, drPyrComm1.1, whole genome shotgun sequence and encodes:
- the LOC137746513 gene encoding annexin D3-like — its product is MRRFFGKKRTSSLPKQNASTGSSASEKDYKLLSGSMGSLKIPETVPPPDQDCQRLKKAFDGFGTDEDAVIWILGHRNASQRREIKNTYQQLYNKSLIDDLQSELSGDFRDAVILWTCDPPERDAKLARVVLTKKKKVVKHLKVLVEIACASSPSHLMAVRQVYSSLFDCSLEEDIASTISLPTRKLLVGLVTSYRYDKQLVDTGIADSEASRLHEAIETKQYDHDHVVWILSTRNFFQLRATFECYKQKYGHSIDQDIKSCGNGELESLLIAVYWCIASPAKYFAEVIKDSIVGLGTDEDSLNRAIVTRAEIDMIKIREEYSKMSKTSLVDDIIGDTSGDYKNFLLTLIGERL